A single window of Leptospira semungkisensis DNA harbors:
- a CDS encoding LIC_13246 family protein, which yields MKSNTNIFTNLETGWMKLQTEKQTFFEIVHALNRYYDAIRGSEVKETRSFRRKLARSNPDFSEIYFKKFGDHEYLVYAKIESEGKSESDSWIHVDGIGLEREEMRARGYKDHPAFDIRCVQDLFEECCVPASKSEEDRIHSDKE from the coding sequence ATGAAATCAAACACCAATATATTCACAAACCTAGAAACCGGTTGGATGAAATTACAGACGGAAAAGCAAACCTTCTTCGAGATAGTGCACGCATTGAATCGTTATTATGATGCGATCCGAGGCTCCGAAGTAAAAGAAACACGTTCCTTCCGCAGAAAACTCGCCAGAAGCAATCCGGATTTTTCCGAGATCTATTTTAAGAAGTTCGGAGATCATGAATATCTTGTGTATGCGAAGATAGAATCTGAAGGAAAGTCTGAATCCGATTCTTGGATCCATGTGGACGGGATCGGTTTAGAAAGAGAAGAGATGAGGGCTCGAGGATATAAGGATCATCCTGCCTTCGATATCAGATGCGTGCAAGATCTGTTCGAAGAATGTTGCGTCCCTGCATCCAAATCAGAAGAGGACAGAATTCATTCGGATAAAGAATAA